ACGGGGCGGCGGCGCAGCAAGCGAGCAGCGTGGCGGCGACGTACAACCTGTACAACCCAGAGAAGATCAACTGGGACCTGCGCGCCGCCAGCGTCTACTGCGCGACGTGGGACGCCGACATGCCGCTGGCGTGGCGGAAGAGGTTCGGCTGGACGGCGTTCTGCGGCCCCGCCGGCGCGCACGGCCAGCCGTCCTGCGGCCGCTGCCTCCAGGTACCCTACTCATATCCCTGTCTCCGTCTATGGATGATACGTGTAAGGAGATGTGTGCCTTTCATGCTTTGTTTGATCGGCGGGACGCTGTCGTCAGGTGACGAACAGGGCGACGGGGGCGCGGACGGTGGCGAGGGTGGTGGACCAGTGCGACAACGGCGGGCTCGACCTCGACGTCGCCGTGTTCCGGCGGATCGACACCGACGGAGGCGGCGTCGCCAACGGACACCTCGTCGTCGACTACGAGTTCGTCGGCTGCCAGGGCTGATCATGCTCCAGCAGATCACCGCATGCTGCTGCATCATATTCATATACTTACGACCGTTGCGGCGAATAAATATGCATGGGAAATCAGTGGTACGTACTAGTGCCGGCAAGAATAAAAACGCAACCGAAATCAATATCGGCCTCTGATGTTAATTCGATCGAGGCTTGCAGTTGCAGCATGTACGTG
This genomic stretch from Hordeum vulgare subsp. vulgare chromosome 6H, MorexV3_pseudomolecules_assembly, whole genome shotgun sequence harbors:
- the LOC123405741 gene encoding pathogenesis-related protein PR-4-like, whose amino-acid sequence is MAMEVAVGGTRMPVAALVLVALAMVCLSGNGAAAQQASSVAATYNLYNPEKINWDLRAASVYCATWDADMPLAWRKRFGWTAFCGPAGAHGQPSCGRCLQVTNRATGARTVARVVDQCDNGGLDLDVAVFRRIDTDGGGVANGHLVVDYEFVGCQG